One Methylocaldum marinum DNA window includes the following coding sequences:
- a CDS encoding Slp family lipoprotein, with the protein MAPSQISKKDTRSGSAKTWIHLPTLLILTLQLYGCGSVLSRTSTDQINPSISPEAVLGNPKSYIGQTILIGGTILNAENLQEGTLLEVLSYPTNRRGEPKLGEPPFGRFFLLYPGYLDTLIYQRDRRVVAAGRIVGERTTETGGTVRALPLLHSVEIKLLSDYDTGPRFGIGLGVGFGF; encoded by the coding sequence GTGGCACCCTCCCAGATCTCGAAAAAGGACACGCGATCCGGCTCCGCGAAGACTTGGATCCACCTGCCCACCCTACTCATACTTACGCTACAGCTCTACGGTTGCGGTTCCGTCTTGTCACGAACAAGCACGGACCAGATTAATCCATCCATTTCACCCGAAGCGGTTTTGGGCAACCCGAAGTCGTACATAGGCCAGACTATTCTCATCGGGGGAACCATTCTCAATGCCGAGAATCTACAGGAAGGTACGTTGCTCGAAGTACTGAGCTATCCCACGAATAGACGGGGCGAGCCGAAGCTCGGTGAGCCCCCCTTCGGCAGATTCTTTCTGCTCTATCCCGGCTATCTGGACACACTCATCTATCAACGGGACCGCAGAGTCGTCGCGGCAGGCCGGATTGTCGGTGAACGTACAACGGAAACCGGTGGCACGGTCCGAGCACTTCCGCTCTTGCACTCAGTAGAAATAAAATTGCTGTCCGACTACGACACAGGGCCTCGTTTCGGAATCGGTCTGGGCGTTGGGTTCGGCTTTTAA